From a region of the Tachysurus fulvidraco isolate hzauxx_2018 unplaced genomic scaffold, HZAU_PFXX_2.0 HiC_scaffold_47_np12, whole genome shotgun sequence genome:
- the LOC125140546 gene encoding natterin-3-like, translating into MKLFAVITLFQLVAFCAYATEPVINLKEIVEKSIHTKKAPLLNPLLEGKIPPLINNGPVAGPLTPPELEEPRRRRRRRRSRSSNLFGDNVNLNWVKWDGSLPQGAVGIYNGYSKRSDYVCKYKCDAGFYTPSKGPYCNYPYGDKEYHARTFEVLVNVDNFEVVEWKEGSFGSVPENAIRTCGGVGTFVGKNKYGLGKVVPKFTAFFLPWEGDEYWYKYYEVLAINRDVYSQHISHVEYGINEVELFHYPPETMRISSVANNDCQTITKTVTFSKTTEVENTWNIGRTTMLGVTAGITAEIPMIGSSGVKFTAEKSLQLNRGTTLVEALSHELSVKLTVPPNHSCTARMEGRKMTAGIPFKARLSRTYANGETQWTSIIGVYGGIQIEVRAMVDRCEPIIDSEPCPSAL; encoded by the exons ATGAAGCTGTTTGCTGTCATCACCCTTTTTCAGCTGGTGGCTTTCTGTGCATATGCTACAGAACCGGTCATCAACCTAAAAGAGATAGTAGAGAAAAGTATACATACTAAGAAAG CACCTCTTTTGAACCCACTTCTAGAGGGTAAAATCCCACCTCTTATAAACAATGGTCCAGTTGCTGGCCCACTTACACCTCCAGAGCTTGAGgaaccaagaagaagaagaagaagaagaagaagcagaagttCAAATCTATTTGGCGATAATGTCAATCTAAACTGGGTCAAGTGGGATGGTTCTCTTCCCCAAGGTGCAGTTGGCATCTATAATGGGTATTCAAAGCGTTCTGATTACGTCTGTAAATACAAATGTGATGCAGGTTTTTAcactcccagcaaaggtccatACTGCAACTACCCCTATGGTGATAAAGAATATCATGCCCGTACGTTTGAGGTTTTAGTCAATGTAGACAATTTTGAGGTTGTGGAGTGGAAGGAAGGTTCATTTGGATCTGTGCCAGAGAATGCCATTAGGACCTGTGGAGGTGTTGGCACTTTTGTTGGTAAGAACAAGTATGGGCTTGGTAAGGTTGTACCTAAGTTTACAGCCTTCTTCCTGCCATGGGAAGGTGATGAGTACTGGTACAAGTACTATGAAGTCTTGGCCATCAACCGTGATGTCTATAGCCAACACATCTCCCATGTTGAGTATGGTATTAATGAAGTTGAGCTCTTCCACTACCCACCAGAGACCATGAGGATCTCCAGTGTTGCCAACAATGACTGCCAGACAATAACCAAGACTGTAACCTTCTCCAAGACCACGGAGGTGGAGAACACCTGGAACATTGGCCGTACCACTATGCTTGGTGTTACAGCAGGCATCACTGCCGAGATCCCTATGATTGGCAGTAGTGGAGTGAAATTCACTGCAGAGAAGTCCTTGCAGCTTAACCGTGGCACTACCCTAGTAGAAGCTTTAAGTCATGAATTGTCAGTTAAACTAACAGTGCCACCCAATCACTCTTGCACTGCACGCATGGAGGGACGAAAGATGACTGCTGGCATCCCGTTTAAAGCAAGGCTCAGCCGAACATATGCCAATGGAGAGACCCAATGGACCTCCATCATTGGTGTCTATGGTGGCATTCAGATAGAGGTCAGAGCAATGGTGGACCGCTGTGAACCTATTATAGATTCTGAGCCATGTCCATCAGCTTTATAG